Genomic segment of Bacteroides intestinalis DSM 17393:
AGCATGCTGCCCTCGTACCCATGCAAGTAGCTCGTAATGCTTACGAACTGATGTCGGTGATTGCCGACGTTGCCCGTTTGGGAAATCGTAATGCAGTGACTGATGCTTGTGTGGCCATGATGTCCGCCCGCAATGCTGTGCTGGGCGCACTGCTGAATGTCCGCATCAACCTGGGTTCCATCAAAGATAAAACCTTTGCGGATGAACTTCAAAGAGAAGCCGATGTATTGGAACGCTTGGCTTGTGACCGTGAAAAAGAAGTATTGGATGTTGTTAACCAAGAATTGCGAGTATGAAAAATGTCTATCATGTAGGGTCCGGTGAACTCACATTCGACATCATCGAACGAATTATCAACGAGAATCTTAAACTGGAACTGGCTTCCGAAGCCAAAGAACGGATACAAAAATGCCGCGACTACCTCGATCATAAGATAGCCGAGTCCGAAGAACCTTTGTACGGCATTACCACAGGCTTCGGCTCCTTGTGCAGCAAAAATATATCTCCTGACGAATTGGGTACTTTGCAGGAAAACCTGATTAAGAGTCATGCTTGCAGTGTCGGTGAAGAGATACGTCCCGTCATCATCAAATTAATGATGCTGCTCAAGGCTCATGCCCTTTCTCTGGGACATAGTGGCGTACAAGTCATTACCGTGCAGCGTATCCTCGATTTCTTCAATAACGATGTGATGCCCATTGTCTACGACCGTGGTTCGCTCGGTGCATCCGGTGATCTGGCTCCCCTTGCCAATCTCTTCCTGCCGCTTATCGGTGTGGGCGATGTTTATTATAAAGGTAAGAAGCGTGAGGCCATCAGTGTCCTCGATGAGTTTGGTTGGGAGCCGGTGAAGCTTATGAGTAAGGAAGGCCTTGCCCTGCTCAATGGTACGCAGTTTATGAGTGCCAATGGTGTGTTTGCCATTCTGAAAGCTTTCCGCCTTTCCAAGAAAGCCGACCTTATTGCCGCTCTTTCCCTCGAAGCTTTCGATGGGCGTATCGATCCTTTTATGGATTGCATCCAGCAAATCCGTCCGCACCGAGGACAAATCGAGACAGGCGATAATTTCCGTAAACTCCTGGAAGGCAGTGAAATCATTGCTCAATACAAAGCCCATGTGCAAGACCCGTATTCTTTCCGCTGTATCCCCCAAGTGCATGGTGCAACGAAAGATGCCATCCGTTATGTCTCTTCTGTCTTACTGACTGAAATCAATTCCGTAACGGATAATCCAACCATCTTCCCTGATGAAGACCGCATCATCTCCGGTGGAAATTTCCACGGTCAGCCGCTTGCCATTTCTTATGACTTCCTGGGTATTGCCCTTGCTGAATTAGGTAACATTTCCGAGCGACGGGTGGCACAGCTCATTATGGGACTGCGCGGTTTGCCCGAATTTCTGGTGGCCAATCCCGGTCTGAACTCCGGTTTTATGATACCGCAATACGCTGCTGCCTCCATGGTCAGCCAGAATAAGATGTATTGCTATGCTGCCAGCAGTGATTCCATTGTTTCCTCCAACGGACAGGAAGACCATGTCAGCATGGGAGCTAATGCAGCTACCAAATTGTATCGCATCATGGACAATCTGGAACATATTCTCTCCATTGAATTGATGAATGCCGCACAGGGGATCGAATTCCGTCGCCCGTTAAAGACCTCTCCTGCTTTGGAACGCTTCCTGAATGAATATCGCAAGGAGGTCCCTTTTATTAAAGACGATATTGTCATGTACAAAGAGATTCATAAAACAGTTGCCTTCCTGAACCGCACAAAGTTCGATTACTAATCGTTATTCTTGCCAATAAATATGCTATATCTTTAATAAATATTAATATAGCGAACCTAACAAGAAAACTCAATCTATAGGTTGAGTTTTCTTTCTATATTTGCCCAGTTTTATTCCGAAAGAGGACATTCCTCTGCTTGAAATCTAAAAATCTAAAGAAACAATAGAATGAAAACGGGCGACAACATGAAAGAGCACCCTTCGAGGTTGGAGTTACGGGAGCGTATCGTTGATACTGCTCTGCAATCTTTTGTTACCCACGGTATCAAAAGTATTACGATGGATGATATTGCGGCAGCACTAGGCATCTCCAAACGTACTTTATATGAAGTCTTTGCTGATAAAGAAACCTTACTGATGGAGTGCCTCCGAAGGGCTCAGGACGAGGGGGATACGTATGTGAAGGAAGTCTACGAAAAAGCCTCTAATGTACTGGAAGTTTTGTTAAAGCTCTATCAAAGGAGCATTGAGAAGTTCCATAATACGAATAAAAAGTTCTTTGAAGATATCAAGAAATACCCCAAGGTATATGATATGTTGATAAAGCGTCGTAACCGTGACTCTGAAGAGACAATTGCTTTCTTTAAATTGGGTATAAAGCAAGGCTATTTCCGCGATGATGTTAATTTTTCTATTGTAAACCTGTTGGTGCGCGAACAGCTCGACTTGCTGATGAATACAGACCTTTGCAAAGAATATTCTTTTCTCGAAGTGTATGAGTCTATCATGTTCACATACCTTCGGGGAATTTCGACAGAGAAAGGAGCCCGGAAACTGGAAGAATTCATTCAAGAGTACCGGAAGAAGCGACAAGCCAGTTCGGAATGACCCAATAATCTTTAAACATATAGATTGATTTTTTATGGACAGACAACTAATTTTAGTAGGCAAAAAGATGATGTTGACTGTGGTTTTGGCGTGGGCTGTAGGCTCCGT
This window contains:
- the hutH gene encoding histidine ammonia-lyase, which produces MKNVYHVGSGELTFDIIERIINENLKLELASEAKERIQKCRDYLDHKIAESEEPLYGITTGFGSLCSKNISPDELGTLQENLIKSHACSVGEEIRPVIIKLMMLLKAHALSLGHSGVQVITVQRILDFFNNDVMPIVYDRGSLGASGDLAPLANLFLPLIGVGDVYYKGKKREAISVLDEFGWEPVKLMSKEGLALLNGTQFMSANGVFAILKAFRLSKKADLIAALSLEAFDGRIDPFMDCIQQIRPHRGQIETGDNFRKLLEGSEIIAQYKAHVQDPYSFRCIPQVHGATKDAIRYVSSVLLTEINSVTDNPTIFPDEDRIISGGNFHGQPLAISYDFLGIALAELGNISERRVAQLIMGLRGLPEFLVANPGLNSGFMIPQYAAASMVSQNKMYCYAASSDSIVSSNGQEDHVSMGANAATKLYRIMDNLEHILSIELMNAAQGIEFRRPLKTSPALERFLNEYRKEVPFIKDDIVMYKEIHKTVAFLNRTKFDY
- a CDS encoding TetR/AcrR family transcriptional regulator, whose translation is MKTGDNMKEHPSRLELRERIVDTALQSFVTHGIKSITMDDIAAALGISKRTLYEVFADKETLLMECLRRAQDEGDTYVKEVYEKASNVLEVLLKLYQRSIEKFHNTNKKFFEDIKKYPKVYDMLIKRRNRDSEETIAFFKLGIKQGYFRDDVNFSIVNLLVREQLDLLMNTDLCKEYSFLEVYESIMFTYLRGISTEKGARKLEEFIQEYRKKRQASSE